The following proteins come from a genomic window of Corallococcus sp. NCRR:
- a CDS encoding NAD-dependent epimerase/dehydratase family protein has product MKLSRRGVIQAAAALGAVQVLGCASSPKAGPAPGSASDDKGGEAPGKPLNILILGGTRFLGPALVQVAQARGHTLTLFNRGKSNPGLFPDVEKLQGDRDPTKGEGLKALQGRKWDAVIDTSGYVPRIVKASAELLAPNVGQYVFISSVSVYKEMTKKDLNESDAVGTLPDETTEEIGETSYGPLKALCEKAAETALPGRTLNIRPGLIVGPDDGSDRFTYWPLRVAKGGEVLAPGDGEDPVQIIDARDLAAFIIRNVERRTMGIFNVTGPVQPMNMKGMLEDIQKTTGSDARFTWVDSAFLDQQKVTAFADMPAWVPRTGPESGIGAVSIARATQAGLATRPLADTVRDTLTWFHALPTDRQEKLRSGLSAEREKEVLAAWHQAKGTAKAG; this is encoded by the coding sequence ATGAAGCTGTCCCGAAGAGGCGTGATTCAAGCAGCGGCCGCGCTGGGCGCGGTCCAGGTGTTGGGCTGTGCGTCGTCCCCCAAGGCGGGACCGGCCCCAGGCTCGGCGTCCGACGACAAGGGCGGGGAGGCTCCGGGCAAGCCCCTGAACATCCTCATCCTGGGCGGCACCCGCTTCCTGGGCCCGGCGCTGGTGCAGGTGGCGCAGGCGCGCGGCCACACGCTCACGCTCTTCAACCGCGGCAAGTCCAACCCGGGCCTGTTCCCGGACGTGGAGAAGCTCCAGGGCGACCGCGACCCCACCAAGGGCGAGGGCCTGAAGGCGCTGCAGGGCCGCAAGTGGGACGCGGTCATCGACACGTCCGGCTACGTGCCGCGCATCGTGAAGGCGTCCGCGGAGCTGCTCGCGCCCAACGTGGGCCAGTACGTCTTCATCTCCAGCGTGTCCGTCTACAAGGAGATGACGAAGAAGGACCTCAACGAGTCCGACGCAGTGGGCACCCTCCCCGACGAGACCACGGAGGAGATTGGCGAGACGAGCTACGGCCCGCTCAAGGCGCTCTGCGAGAAGGCCGCGGAGACGGCGCTGCCCGGCCGCACGCTCAACATCCGCCCCGGCCTCATCGTGGGCCCGGATGACGGCTCCGACCGCTTCACCTACTGGCCGCTGCGCGTGGCGAAGGGCGGCGAGGTGCTGGCCCCCGGCGACGGCGAGGACCCGGTGCAGATCATCGACGCGCGCGACCTGGCCGCGTTCATCATCCGGAACGTGGAGCGCCGCACCATGGGCATCTTCAACGTCACCGGCCCGGTCCAGCCCATGAACATGAAGGGCATGCTGGAGGACATCCAGAAGACCACCGGGAGCGACGCGCGCTTCACCTGGGTGGACAGCGCGTTCCTGGACCAGCAGAAGGTGACGGCCTTCGCGGACATGCCGGCGTGGGTGCCGCGCACCGGGCCGGAGAGCGGCATCGGCGCGGTGAGCATCGCCAGGGCCACGCAGGCGGGGCTGGCTACCCGGCCGCTCGCGGACACCGTGCGCGACACGCTGACCTGGTTCCACGCGCTGCCGACGGACCGCCAGGAGAAGCTGCGCTCGGGCCTGTCCGCTGAGCGCGAGAAGGAAGTGCTCGCGGCCTGGCACCAGGCGAAGGGCACCGCGAAGGCGGGCTGA
- a CDS encoding pyridoxal phosphate-dependent aminotransferase yields MAIDLTSLPRPSPDDTTVSTMVRGLVGSEILRIAAEIRELVAKGNKVCNLTVGDFNPKEFPIPDGLRDQIGAALQGGETNYPPSDGVLDLRQAVQRFYERSLGLKYPLEGITIAGGARPVIYAIFRAVLDPGDVVVYPVPSWNNNHYAHMLGAKSVVVTTEASAGFMPTLAQLEPHLSSARLLCLCSPLNPTGTMIDPEALRAICQRIVEENRAREGRGQKPLILMYDHIYWVLNFGKKHVTPVELVPEMAPYTVFVDGISKAFAATGVRVGWGVGAPTLIARMRDVLGHVGAWAPKAEQLATARYLDDVPATEAFLTAMRQRVDQRLEALYKGFQRMKDAGLPVEAIAPQGAIYLTVRFNVVGRDGLTTNDAIRKRLLEKARFAVVPFQAFGLAEDTGWFRLSVGATSVAEIEEALPRVEATVREILAAR; encoded by the coding sequence ATGGCCATTGACCTGACCTCCCTCCCGCGTCCCTCTCCCGATGACACCACCGTGAGCACCATGGTGCGTGGACTCGTGGGCAGCGAAATCCTCCGCATCGCGGCGGAGATTCGCGAGCTCGTGGCCAAGGGCAACAAGGTGTGCAACCTCACCGTGGGGGACTTCAACCCGAAGGAGTTCCCCATCCCGGACGGCCTGCGCGACCAGATTGGGGCCGCGCTCCAGGGCGGTGAGACGAACTACCCGCCGTCCGACGGCGTGCTGGACCTGCGCCAGGCCGTGCAGCGCTTCTACGAGCGCTCCCTGGGGCTGAAGTACCCGCTGGAGGGCATCACCATCGCGGGCGGGGCGCGCCCCGTCATCTACGCCATCTTCCGCGCGGTGCTCGACCCGGGGGACGTCGTCGTCTACCCGGTGCCGTCATGGAACAACAACCACTACGCCCACATGCTGGGCGCGAAGAGCGTGGTGGTGACCACGGAGGCGTCCGCGGGCTTCATGCCCACGCTGGCGCAGCTGGAGCCGCACCTGTCCTCCGCGCGCCTGCTGTGCCTGTGCAGCCCGCTCAACCCCACCGGCACGATGATCGACCCGGAGGCGCTGCGCGCCATCTGCCAGCGCATCGTCGAGGAGAACCGCGCGCGCGAGGGCCGCGGCCAGAAGCCGCTCATCCTGATGTACGACCACATCTACTGGGTGCTGAACTTCGGCAAGAAGCACGTCACGCCCGTGGAGCTGGTGCCGGAGATGGCGCCGTACACCGTGTTCGTGGACGGCATCAGCAAGGCCTTCGCCGCCACCGGCGTGCGCGTGGGCTGGGGCGTGGGCGCGCCCACCCTCATCGCCCGCATGCGGGACGTGCTGGGCCACGTGGGCGCCTGGGCCCCCAAGGCCGAACAGCTCGCCACCGCGCGCTACCTGGACGACGTCCCCGCCACCGAGGCCTTCCTGACGGCGATGCGCCAGCGCGTCGACCAGCGCCTGGAGGCCCTCTACAAGGGCTTCCAGCGCATGAAGGACGCGGGCCTGCCGGTGGAGGCCATCGCGCCGCAGGGCGCCATCTACCTCACCGTGCGCTTCAACGTGGTGGGCAGGGATGGCCTCACCACCAACGACGCCATCCGCAAGCGCCTGCTGGAGAAGGCCCGCTTCGCCGTGGTGCCCTTCCAGGCGTTCGGCCTGGCCGAGGACACCGGCTGGTTCCGCCTCTCCGTGGGCGCCACCTCCGTCGCCGAAATCGAGGAGGCGCTGCCCCGCGTGGAGGCCACCGTGCGTGAAATCCTCGCGGCCCGGTAG
- a CDS encoding NTP/NDP exchange transporter, with the protein MLKRFVDVRDEEVGAVLGAFVYFFTLMCGYAILRPIRNEMGTAGDVKHLPWLFTVTFVVMLLAVPAFSALVARYPRRVVVPRVYRFFLLNLLAFFVLLKWGVAKEGVARAFYVWLSVYNLFVVSIFWSFMADVFASDQGKRLFGFIAAGGTTGMIVGPFLVGRLAEPVGPVNLILVSAVMLEVSAQCVRRLGHWARDVQHQPATREGPVGGGMLAGLRLLVTSPFLLALGMQVLLYAATSTFLYYQEVQLVASLAKDAASRTAAFADIDFWVQVLTLGIQTLVTGRVISRLGLGVAMAVAPVLTLVGFGVLAFAPVLAVLIAVKSLRGASHYALERPSREILFTTVDREARYKSKSFIDTVVYRGSDTLSAWLQGGLTALGLGMTGLSLAAVPVAALWLAVALYLARQQRTRAAESIPQTTLPGGTTA; encoded by the coding sequence ATGCTCAAGCGCTTCGTGGACGTCCGTGACGAGGAGGTAGGGGCGGTCCTCGGGGCGTTCGTCTACTTCTTCACGCTGATGTGCGGCTACGCCATCCTGCGGCCCATCCGCAATGAGATGGGCACCGCCGGGGACGTGAAGCACCTGCCCTGGCTCTTCACCGTCACCTTCGTCGTGATGTTGCTGGCGGTGCCGGCCTTCTCCGCGCTGGTGGCGCGCTACCCCCGGCGGGTGGTGGTGCCGCGGGTCTACCGCTTCTTCCTCCTCAACCTGCTGGCCTTCTTCGTGCTGCTCAAGTGGGGCGTGGCGAAGGAGGGCGTGGCGCGCGCCTTCTATGTCTGGCTGAGCGTCTACAACCTGTTCGTCGTCTCCATCTTCTGGAGCTTCATGGCGGACGTGTTCGCCAGCGACCAGGGCAAGCGGCTCTTCGGTTTCATCGCCGCGGGCGGCACCACGGGGATGATTGTCGGCCCGTTCCTGGTGGGCAGGCTGGCGGAGCCGGTGGGGCCGGTGAACCTCATCCTCGTGTCCGCGGTGATGCTGGAGGTGAGCGCGCAGTGCGTGCGCCGCCTGGGCCACTGGGCGAGGGACGTGCAGCACCAGCCCGCCACGCGCGAGGGTCCGGTGGGCGGCGGGATGCTCGCGGGCTTGAGGCTCCTGGTGACGTCGCCGTTCCTGCTCGCGCTGGGGATGCAGGTGCTGCTGTACGCGGCGACCTCCACGTTCCTGTACTACCAGGAGGTGCAACTCGTCGCGTCCCTGGCGAAGGACGCGGCGTCGCGCACGGCGGCGTTCGCGGACATCGACTTCTGGGTGCAGGTGCTGACGCTGGGAATCCAGACGCTCGTCACCGGGCGGGTCATCTCGCGTCTGGGATTGGGCGTGGCGATGGCGGTGGCGCCGGTGCTGACCCTGGTGGGCTTTGGCGTGCTCGCGTTCGCGCCGGTGCTGGCGGTGCTCATCGCCGTCAAGTCGCTCCGGGGCGCGAGCCATTACGCGCTGGAGCGCCCGTCGCGCGAAATCCTGTTCACCACGGTGGACCGCGAGGCCCGCTACAAGTCCAAGAGCTTCATCGACACGGTGGTGTACCGCGGCAGCGACACGCTGAGTGCGTGGCTGCAGGGCGGCCTCACCGCGCTGGGCCTGGGCATGACGGGCCTGTCGCTGGCGGCCGTGCCCGTGGCCGCGCTGTGGCTCGCGGTGGCCCTGTACCTGGCGCGCCAGCAGCGCACGCGCGCCGCTGAATCCATCCCGCAGACGACCCTTCCTGGAGGAACCACGGCATGA
- a CDS encoding AMIN-like domain-containing (lipo)protein produces MRLRQGLYAVGVVLGLLGQGCQKQEPQTVPMDVPAVPPPARTVPREGPAATAPVVHQVLDVKEDAGRPAPTAASDAEGAAWTTATLQKPRGEPPAITLRSVRTGTHADYDRTVFEFDGPRLPGYQVGYVKSAQQCGSGDDVKTPGEAMLEVRFTLARAHDDQGQATVAQRSLKPALPSLLGLERVCDFEGEVTWVLGTTRRVPFRVLELTNPTRLVLDVQH; encoded by the coding sequence ATGCGCCTGCGACAGGGGCTGTACGCGGTGGGAGTGGTGTTGGGACTGCTGGGCCAGGGCTGCCAGAAGCAGGAGCCCCAGACCGTCCCCATGGACGTGCCGGCCGTGCCCCCGCCCGCCCGGACCGTGCCGCGCGAGGGCCCGGCCGCCACCGCCCCGGTGGTGCACCAGGTGCTGGATGTGAAGGAGGACGCGGGCAGGCCAGCGCCCACGGCGGCGTCGGACGCCGAGGGCGCGGCGTGGACCACGGCGACGCTCCAGAAGCCTCGCGGCGAGCCGCCCGCCATCACGCTGCGCTCGGTGCGCACGGGGACGCACGCGGACTACGACCGCACGGTGTTCGAGTTCGACGGGCCGCGCCTGCCGGGCTACCAGGTGGGGTACGTGAAGTCAGCGCAGCAGTGCGGCTCCGGCGACGACGTGAAGACGCCGGGAGAGGCCATGCTGGAGGTGCGCTTCACGCTGGCGCGCGCGCACGACGACCAGGGGCAGGCCACGGTGGCGCAGCGCTCGCTCAAGCCCGCGCTGCCGTCCCTGCTGGGACTGGAGCGCGTGTGCGACTTCGAGGGCGAGGTGACGTGGGTGCTGGGCACCACGCGCCGCGTCCCGTTCCGCGTGCTGGAGCTGACGAACCCCACGCGCCTCGTGCTGGACGTGCAGCACTGA
- a CDS encoding AraC family transcriptional regulator — protein sequence MSEILCRSGPRDPVFEEQHTWVSVSAVLSGSFTYRSRNGRVLLTPGSLLLGEQHSSFCCGHEHGVGDRCIAFHFKPELMEEVARDLSGVTRTDFPWHRLPPLQRLAPLIADVQALAEHPGSRGAEELALRMAGAALSGIHEGSTRPVTATEERRLADALRLMETRLVEPLSLDVFAQALGMGRHHFLRTFRKVVGESPYSYILGRRLTLAAERLRTDGERIADIAYACGFGDLSEFVRRFRARFGITPSAYRARARPGSTGTERV from the coding sequence GTGAGCGAGATCCTCTGCCGCTCCGGCCCCAGGGACCCCGTCTTCGAGGAACAGCACACCTGGGTGTCCGTCTCCGCCGTCCTGTCGGGGAGCTTCACCTACCGCTCCCGGAACGGCCGCGTGCTGCTCACGCCCGGCTCGCTGCTGCTCGGGGAACAGCACTCGTCCTTCTGCTGCGGCCACGAGCACGGCGTGGGCGACCGCTGCATCGCCTTCCATTTCAAACCCGAGCTCATGGAAGAGGTGGCCCGGGACCTGTCCGGGGTGACGCGCACGGACTTCCCCTGGCACCGGCTGCCACCCCTCCAGCGGCTCGCACCGCTCATCGCGGACGTGCAGGCGCTGGCCGAGCATCCCGGCTCGCGCGGCGCGGAGGAGCTGGCGCTGCGGATGGCGGGCGCGGCGCTGAGCGGCATCCACGAGGGCTCCACCCGGCCCGTCACCGCCACCGAGGAGCGCCGCTTGGCGGACGCGCTCCGGTTGATGGAGACCCGGCTGGTGGAGCCCCTCTCCCTGGACGTGTTCGCGCAAGCGCTGGGCATGGGCCGTCACCACTTCCTGCGCACCTTCCGCAAGGTGGTGGGAGAGAGCCCCTACAGCTACATCCTGGGCCGCCGCCTGACACTCGCCGCCGAACGCCTGCGGACGGACGGTGAGCGCATCGCGGACATCGCCTATGCGTGTGGGTTTGGCGACCTGTCTGAGTTCGTCCGCCGCTTCCGTGCCCGCTTCGGCATCACGCCGTCCGCGTACCGGGCCCGCGCTCGACCCGGGTCGACCGGGACAGAGCGGGTCTAA
- a CDS encoding NAD(P)/FAD-dependent oxidoreductase: MVIVGAGFGGLEAAKALGKADNVRVTVVDRYNHHLFQPLLYQVATSVLNTADISAPIRSVLHSRNTEVLLADAKSVDARRKVLVVEGGEIAYDSLVLATGASHSYFKHPEWAEVAPGLKTLDDAVRIRERILTAFEAAEREPDPARQREWMTFVIIGAGPTGVELAGALAYMTRHSLPKDFRRIDTRQARVVLLEGLPRVLSAYSEDLSEAAKRDLEKLHVEVRTGALVTDLDAEGVTFGDERIATRTVLWGAGVAASPLVRSLEVPLDRAGRVKVTPLLTAPGLPDVYVIGDVAAAEQHGKPVPGIAPAAMQMGRHAAKTIRDRLANKPLRAFRYHDKGSFAVIGRGYAVGVLFDKWRMKGLPAWCVWAGVHIAYLIGFRNRLFVMLNWGYTFFTQGGRNMRLITHNVSKRMPALAPSRQAPALPPAPVRPELPASQPAPVH, from the coding sequence GTGGTCATCGTGGGGGCGGGCTTTGGCGGGCTGGAGGCCGCGAAGGCCCTGGGCAAGGCGGACAACGTGCGGGTGACGGTGGTGGACCGCTACAACCACCACCTCTTCCAGCCGCTGCTCTATCAGGTGGCGACCTCGGTGTTGAACACCGCGGACATCTCCGCGCCCATTCGCAGCGTGCTGCACTCGCGCAACACGGAGGTGCTGCTGGCGGACGCGAAGTCGGTGGACGCGCGCCGCAAGGTGCTCGTCGTGGAGGGCGGGGAGATTGCCTACGACTCGCTGGTGCTGGCGACGGGCGCGTCGCACTCGTACTTCAAGCACCCGGAGTGGGCGGAGGTGGCGCCGGGCCTGAAGACGCTGGACGACGCGGTGCGCATCCGCGAGCGCATCCTGACGGCCTTCGAGGCCGCGGAGCGCGAGCCCGACCCGGCGCGCCAGCGCGAGTGGATGACCTTCGTCATCATCGGCGCGGGGCCCACGGGCGTGGAGCTGGCGGGGGCGCTCGCGTACATGACGCGGCACTCGCTGCCGAAGGACTTCCGGCGCATCGACACGCGCCAGGCGCGGGTCGTCCTGCTGGAAGGCCTGCCTCGCGTGCTGAGCGCCTACTCGGAGGACCTGTCGGAGGCGGCGAAGCGCGACCTGGAGAAGCTGCACGTCGAGGTGCGCACCGGGGCCCTGGTGACGGACCTGGACGCGGAGGGCGTCACGTTCGGTGACGAGCGCATCGCCACGCGCACGGTGCTGTGGGGCGCGGGGGTGGCGGCGTCGCCGCTGGTGCGCTCGCTGGAGGTGCCGCTGGACCGTGCGGGGCGGGTGAAGGTGACGCCGCTGCTCACGGCGCCGGGCCTGCCGGACGTGTATGTGATTGGCGACGTGGCGGCGGCGGAGCAGCACGGCAAGCCCGTGCCGGGCATCGCGCCGGCGGCGATGCAGATGGGGCGGCACGCGGCGAAGACCATCCGCGACCGCCTGGCGAACAAGCCGCTGCGAGCGTTCCGTTACCACGACAAGGGTAGCTTCGCGGTGATTGGCCGCGGCTATGCGGTGGGCGTGCTCTTCGACAAGTGGCGCATGAAGGGGCTGCCCGCGTGGTGCGTCTGGGCGGGCGTGCACATCGCCTACCTCATCGGCTTCCGCAACCGGCTCTTCGTGATGCTGAACTGGGGCTACACGTTCTTCACCCAGGGGGGCCGGAACATGCGGCTCATCACCCACAACGTGTCCAAGCGCATGCCCGCACTGGCCCCGTCCCGCCAGGCGCCCGCCCTGCCTCCTGCTCCTGTGCGTCCGGAGCTCCCGGCGTCGCAGCCCGCGCCGGTGCACTGA
- a CDS encoding putative glycolipid-binding domain-containing protein, with the protein MATEATAVTREIIWRRVMDERGFEHAHVRRGPDGTELSGLILVAEQGAPLRAEYSIVCDDAWRTRRVSVTQSWRGERRALTLEHDGEGHWRKNGRDAEELEGCTDVDLGLSPSTNALPINRLRLEEGASAEIRAAWVRFPSLEVVPARQGYTCVGPARYRYESLESGFHAILDVDTDGLPIEYAGIWRRLAEGPAAPMSVAQAFVEALMSPGPSSELGDAAATFGWLVGGWAGTIQDHDSDGSVRESHGEWWFHWVLEGRALQDVFIVPSRRAPAQSGPGANRRYGTTVRTFDRAGGKWQITWISPTGDAINRLSGGRDGDRLVLLGEHHGKPIRWSFSDIGADRFTWRGEVQDAAGQWTLQSRFDMRRIT; encoded by the coding sequence ATGGCGACGGAGGCAACAGCAGTCACGCGCGAGATCATCTGGCGGCGCGTGATGGATGAACGGGGGTTCGAGCATGCACACGTGCGGCGTGGCCCGGATGGCACGGAGCTGTCCGGGCTGATCCTGGTCGCGGAACAGGGAGCACCGCTGAGGGCGGAGTATTCGATCGTCTGTGACGATGCATGGCGCACGCGCCGGGTGAGCGTGACGCAGTCGTGGCGGGGCGAGCGTCGCGCGCTCACGTTGGAGCATGACGGGGAGGGACACTGGCGGAAGAACGGCCGGGACGCGGAGGAGTTGGAGGGCTGCACGGATGTGGACCTGGGCTTGAGCCCCTCCACCAACGCGCTGCCCATCAACCGGTTGCGGCTGGAAGAAGGCGCCAGCGCGGAGATCCGCGCGGCCTGGGTGCGGTTCCCTTCGCTGGAGGTCGTGCCCGCGCGACAGGGCTACACATGCGTGGGCCCGGCGCGCTACCGCTACGAGAGCCTGGAGAGCGGCTTCCACGCGATACTGGACGTGGACACGGACGGGCTGCCCATCGAATACGCCGGCATCTGGCGCAGGCTCGCGGAAGGGCCCGCCGCGCCCATGTCCGTGGCGCAGGCGTTCGTGGAGGCACTGATGAGCCCGGGTCCTTCGAGCGAGCTGGGCGACGCGGCGGCCACCTTCGGGTGGCTGGTGGGAGGCTGGGCCGGGACCATCCAGGACCATGACTCCGATGGGAGCGTTCGCGAGAGCCACGGTGAGTGGTGGTTCCACTGGGTGCTGGAGGGGCGGGCCCTGCAGGACGTGTTCATCGTGCCGTCCAGGCGCGCCCCCGCGCAGTCAGGTCCCGGGGCGAACAGGCGCTACGGCACCACGGTGCGAACTTTCGACCGGGCTGGAGGGAAGTGGCAGATCACCTGGATCAGCCCCACAGGCGACGCCATCAACCGGCTGTCCGGGGGACGTGATGGCGACCGGCTCGTGCTCCTGGGTGAGCACCACGGGAAGCCCATCCGCTGGAGCTTCTCCGACATCGGCGCGGACCGCTTCACCTGGCGCGGCGAGGTACAGGACGCCGCTGGGCAGTGGACGCTCCAATCACGCTTCGACATGCGGCGCATCACCTGA
- a CDS encoding 4-alpha-glucanotransferase: MELLSPLPDSHRSLVTEALEALGVTRWVLSIHDPSFPGLPGEDLGRGSPYSEGATRFLAFARDLGFTGIQLGPQGQTTAYNPSPYDGTLFSRNTLNVALAPLTDPHGPWGALLSEDTLARLVSEVPGDGGPEVRYASACRGQALALQEAWDTFRRERDRVDAPASILALIRRFADFRLEQREWLERDALFDVLAARHHTPDDWRGWADSLEGRLFAPRAGEVVQAEARIRELLISEADAVEQYAFRQFLVHEQHGLLRERAGAWGLKLYGDLQIGFSPRDTWARQGLFLGAYLMGAPPSRTNPEGQPWNYPVLDPEQYVAPDGSGPGPVLRYLDARLGKMLSEYDGLRIDHPHGLVCPWVYRAGSADPLRAVQGGARLFSSPDLPDHPELARYSIVGPEQLNRSVPRYADGWVTGLTEEQVARYAILFDSVVRTARAHGRAREDVLCEVLSTLPYELSRVMARDGLGRFRVTQKADLNNPADVYRSENVAPEDWVMVGNHDTKSLWRLVSEWQWRHALRTQADYLAERLHPEAEGREAFARELAQDPGLLAQAKFADLFASRARSVMVFFADLLGMPDTYNAPGSVDARNWSLRIPTDWAEHYQQRLRVGAALNLPQVLAMALRAGGAEAQARHADLLTRLDAAAAGLRSGAR; the protein is encoded by the coding sequence GTGGAGCTCTTGTCCCCGCTGCCCGATTCGCACCGCTCGCTCGTCACCGAAGCCCTGGAGGCACTGGGTGTCACCCGCTGGGTCCTGAGCATCCATGACCCCAGCTTCCCCGGCCTCCCCGGAGAGGACCTGGGGCGCGGCTCGCCCTACTCCGAGGGCGCCACGCGCTTCCTCGCCTTCGCTCGGGACCTGGGCTTCACCGGCATCCAGCTGGGGCCGCAGGGGCAGACCACCGCGTACAACCCGTCGCCGTATGACGGCACGTTGTTCTCACGCAACACGCTGAACGTGGCGCTCGCGCCGCTCACGGATCCGCACGGCCCCTGGGGCGCGCTGCTGTCCGAGGACACCCTGGCGCGGCTCGTCTCCGAAGTGCCCGGGGATGGGGGGCCGGAGGTCCGGTACGCGTCGGCGTGCCGGGGGCAGGCGCTGGCGCTCCAGGAGGCGTGGGACACCTTCCGGCGCGAGCGGGACCGCGTGGACGCTCCCGCGTCCATCCTCGCGCTCATCCGCCGCTTCGCGGACTTCCGCCTGGAGCAGCGCGAATGGCTGGAGCGGGATGCGCTCTTCGACGTGCTCGCCGCCCGGCATCACACGCCGGATGACTGGCGCGGTTGGGCGGACTCGCTGGAGGGGCGCCTGTTCGCGCCGCGTGCCGGTGAGGTGGTGCAGGCGGAGGCGCGCATCCGGGAGTTGCTCATCTCCGAAGCCGACGCCGTGGAGCAGTACGCCTTCCGCCAGTTCCTCGTGCACGAGCAGCACGGGCTGCTGCGGGAGCGCGCGGGGGCGTGGGGGCTCAAGCTGTACGGGGACCTCCAGATTGGGTTCTCGCCCCGGGACACGTGGGCGCGGCAGGGGCTGTTCCTCGGCGCGTACCTCATGGGGGCTCCGCCCAGCCGCACCAACCCGGAGGGCCAGCCGTGGAACTACCCGGTGCTGGATCCGGAGCAGTACGTTGCTCCGGATGGCTCGGGTCCCGGGCCGGTGCTGCGCTACCTGGACGCGCGGCTGGGCAAGATGCTCTCCGAGTATGACGGGCTGCGCATCGACCATCCGCACGGGCTCGTGTGCCCGTGGGTGTACCGCGCGGGCTCAGCGGATCCGCTGCGCGCGGTGCAGGGTGGGGCGCGCCTGTTCTCCTCGCCGGACCTGCCGGACCACCCGGAATTGGCGCGCTACTCCATCGTGGGACCGGAGCAGCTGAACCGCTCGGTGCCTCGCTACGCGGATGGATGGGTGACGGGGCTCACGGAGGAGCAGGTGGCTCGGTACGCCATCCTCTTCGACTCCGTGGTGCGCACGGCGCGGGCGCACGGCCGGGCCCGCGAGGACGTGCTGTGCGAGGTGCTGAGCACGCTCCCGTACGAGCTGTCACGGGTGATGGCCCGAGACGGCCTGGGCCGCTTCCGCGTCACGCAGAAGGCGGACCTGAACAACCCGGCGGACGTGTACCGCAGCGAGAACGTGGCCCCCGAGGACTGGGTGATGGTGGGCAACCACGACACGAAGTCACTCTGGCGGCTGGTCTCCGAATGGCAGTGGAGGCACGCGCTGCGCACCCAGGCGGATTATCTCGCGGAGCGGCTGCATCCCGAAGCGGAGGGGCGTGAGGCCTTCGCGCGTGAGCTGGCACAGGACCCGGGGCTGCTCGCGCAGGCGAAGTTCGCGGACCTGTTTGCCAGCCGTGCGCGCAGCGTGATGGTGTTCTTCGCGGACCTGCTGGGCATGCCGGACACGTACAACGCGCCGGGCTCCGTGGACGCGCGCAACTGGTCGCTGCGCATCCCAACGGACTGGGCCGAGCACTACCAGCAGCGGCTGCGCGTGGGGGCCGCGCTCAACCTGCCACAGGTGCTCGCCATGGCGCTGCGCGCGGGTGGAGCCGAAGCCCAGGCCCGTCACGCGGACCTGCTGACCCGGCTGGACGCCGCCGCTGCCGGGCTGCGAAGCGGCGCGCGGTAA